One stretch of Gadus chalcogrammus isolate NIFS_2021 chromosome 14, NIFS_Gcha_1.0, whole genome shotgun sequence DNA includes these proteins:
- the LOC130402951 gene encoding junction-mediating and -regulatory protein-like isoform X1 translates to METNSMDSLDGWVAVKTNLFDEEELFRLVFIVQWSVIESKFAVTCHNRTLQRRTRRLPAEQDPEERRLSAELDPDETSWAGLFSLHDLRMIHQQLTGVADILGPYFPDLSDFEDGNIWDLLFLTRRSNLGEEDDDGRDIDMPCRNLERYFSTAIDICGRKIVLDSLFSQDDVEEYFENLQEFKKKTMQEEVSRAKDHLRKLLQSHWAADRMVLLLDLYQDEDQAYQDLVTAATVFFQYLLQPFRDMRELSCLYKMEILKLLDYEELGPKRLSALEKEAEEWRRRAEDAVSSIQDVTVRYFIQTSKALSGMVKQMEEDKGRFGASAWASAMPRLEKLRFLMAKESLQHMRASEMCLKRKKEGIRERVRPACQGGLTLTPLR, encoded by the exons ATGGAAACGAACAGCATGGACAGCTTAGACGGTTGGGTCGCCGTAAAGACGAACCTTTTTGATGAAGAGGAGTTGTTTCGACTGGTCTTCATCGTCCAGTGGAGTGTGATCGAGTCCAAGTTCGCGGTCACTTGTCACAACAGGACGCTGCAGCGGCGGACGCGGAGACTCCCCGCTGAGCAGGACCCCGAAGAGAGGAGACTCTCCGCTGAACTGGACCCCGACGAGACGAGCTGGGCCGGGCTGTTCTCTCTCCACGACCTGAGGATGATCCACCAGCAGCTGACGGGGGTGGCCGATATATTGGGGCCCTATTTTCCGGATTTATCAGACTTCGAAGATGGGAACATCTGGGATTTGCTGTTCCTCACCAGGAGGTCCAACCTgggcgaggaggacgacgatgggagagatatagatatgcCTTGTCGAAACCTGGAAAGATATTTCAGCACGGCGATTGATATCTGCGGGCGAAAGATAGTCCTCGACTCGTTGTTCTCTCAGGATGATGTCGAGGAGTACTTTGAAAATCTACAAGAGTTTAAGAAGAAGACTATGCAAGAAGAGGTTTCAAGAGCCAAGGACCACCTGAGAAAG ttgctgCAGAGCCACTGGGCCGCAGACAGGATGGTCCTGCTGCTGGATCTCTACCAGGACGAAGACCAAGCCTACCAGGACCTGGTCACCGCAGCCACCGTCTTCTTCCAGTACCTGCTGCAACCCTTCAGGGACATGAGGGAGCTGTCCTGCCTCTACAAGATGGAGATCCTG AAGCTGCTGGACTATGAGGAGCTGGGCCCAAAGCGACTGTCTGCtctggagaaggaggcggaggagtggaggaggagagcggaggatGCCGTCTCATCCATCCAGGACGTCACCGTCCGCTACTTCATACAGACGTCCAAAGCTCTGTCAG GTATGGTCAAGCAGATGGAGGAGGACAAGGGCCGCTTCGGGGCGTCGGCCTGGGCCTCGGCCATGCCCCGACTGGAGAAACTGCGCTTCCTGATGGCCAAGGAGTCCCTGCAGCACATGAGGGCCTCTGAGATGTGTCTGAAACGCAAGAAGGAGGGCATCAGAGAGCGGGTACGTCCCGCTTGCCAGGgtggtctaaccctaacccctctaAGGTAA
- the LOC130402951 gene encoding junction-mediating and -regulatory protein-like isoform X2: METNSMDSLDGWVAVKTNLFDEEELFRLVFIVQWSVIESKFAVTCHNRTLQRRTRRLPAEQDPEERRLSAELDPDETSWAGLFSLHDLRMIHQQLTGVADILGPYFPDLSDFEDGNIWDLLFLTRRSNLGEEDDDGRDIDMPCRNLERYFSTAIDICGRKIVLDSLFSQDDVEEYFENLQEFKKKTMQEEVSRAKDHLRKLLQSHWAADRMVLLLDLYQDEDQAYQDLVTAATVFFQYLLQPFRDMRELSCLYKMEILLLDYEELGPKRLSALEKEAEEWRRRAEDAVSSIQDVTVRYFIQTSKALSGMVKQMEEDKGRFGASAWASAMPRLEKLRFLMAKESLQHMRASEMCLKRKKEGIRERVRPACQGGLTLTPLR; the protein is encoded by the exons ATGGAAACGAACAGCATGGACAGCTTAGACGGTTGGGTCGCCGTAAAGACGAACCTTTTTGATGAAGAGGAGTTGTTTCGACTGGTCTTCATCGTCCAGTGGAGTGTGATCGAGTCCAAGTTCGCGGTCACTTGTCACAACAGGACGCTGCAGCGGCGGACGCGGAGACTCCCCGCTGAGCAGGACCCCGAAGAGAGGAGACTCTCCGCTGAACTGGACCCCGACGAGACGAGCTGGGCCGGGCTGTTCTCTCTCCACGACCTGAGGATGATCCACCAGCAGCTGACGGGGGTGGCCGATATATTGGGGCCCTATTTTCCGGATTTATCAGACTTCGAAGATGGGAACATCTGGGATTTGCTGTTCCTCACCAGGAGGTCCAACCTgggcgaggaggacgacgatgggagagatatagatatgcCTTGTCGAAACCTGGAAAGATATTTCAGCACGGCGATTGATATCTGCGGGCGAAAGATAGTCCTCGACTCGTTGTTCTCTCAGGATGATGTCGAGGAGTACTTTGAAAATCTACAAGAGTTTAAGAAGAAGACTATGCAAGAAGAGGTTTCAAGAGCCAAGGACCACCTGAGAAAG ttgctgCAGAGCCACTGGGCCGCAGACAGGATGGTCCTGCTGCTGGATCTCTACCAGGACGAAGACCAAGCCTACCAGGACCTGGTCACCGCAGCCACCGTCTTCTTCCAGTACCTGCTGCAACCCTTCAGGGACATGAGGGAGCTGTCCTGCCTCTACAAGATGGAGATCCTG CTGCTGGACTATGAGGAGCTGGGCCCAAAGCGACTGTCTGCtctggagaaggaggcggaggagtggaggaggagagcggaggatGCCGTCTCATCCATCCAGGACGTCACCGTCCGCTACTTCATACAGACGTCCAAAGCTCTGTCAG GTATGGTCAAGCAGATGGAGGAGGACAAGGGCCGCTTCGGGGCGTCGGCCTGGGCCTCGGCCATGCCCCGACTGGAGAAACTGCGCTTCCTGATGGCCAAGGAGTCCCTGCAGCACATGAGGGCCTCTGAGATGTGTCTGAAACGCAAGAAGGAGGGCATCAGAGAGCGGGTACGTCCCGCTTGCCAGGgtggtctaaccctaacccctctaAGGTAA
- the LOC130402950 gene encoding fibronectin type III and SPRY domain-containing protein 2 gives MDPLGSRGVLGVIEECFSAEEQEEADEEITVTRNQLQEKVVEMENFAGHLEEIFLTVEENFGRQEQHLEQHYNEVLQTLSQRYDQRAARLDLDKKSRLEVLYGQLLGCGRTMDSSKELIEAAQGVYRSQDRRLFLKAVMPTIQRIEEFAKEEMDLTLSTALEINTPEDDLSDVKTMMDSISVVPAPSAPVINPQMANSATQTSLRVRWNLFSDDTVEFYKLFYRPVLEDLPADNTHGTDVCKVKVKETHCRVTDLLPNAQYELWVMATNTTGISPASEKALYMTVPSPPAIKERGCSSCPEAALIRWDSGNNNPVDSYTVEITEMDTHGAQCGAAEAIVAVPSCQCLIQLQQDRRYMVTVRAVNIGGPSEKSHPLGVSTTGTLFHLLEDTAHPCLSISEDGFTMFYGDEELPLSALAFDDNNFARCVAVLGDLLPVRGQHYWEVAVDDYTEFRVGVAYEDTNRNAYLGATNTSWCMRHILTPTRHKYEFLHDGWSPDLRITVNPMRIGVALDYDGGTLSFYNVELEQHLYTFHCCFQSYVHPCFALDNPGGLTVHNGVEAPGYTRN, from the exons ATGGATCCGCTCGGCAGTAGAGGTGTGTTGGGAGTGATTGAGGAATGTTTCAgtgcagaggagcaggaggaggctgaTGAGGAAATTACCGTCACAAGAAACCAACTTCAAGAGAAGGTTGTGGAGATGGAGAACTTCGCAGGCCATCTGGAAGAAATCTTCTTAACTGTAGAG GAGAACTTCGGCCGTCAGGAGCAGCACCTGGAGCAGCACTACAACGAGGTTCTCCAGACGCTGTCGCAGCGCTACGACCAGCGGGCGGCTCGGCTCGACCTGGACAAGAAGAGCCGGCTTGAGGTCCTGTATGGACAGCTGCTGGGATGCGGCCGCACGATGGACTCCTCCAAGGAGCTCATAGAGGCGGCCCAGGGGGTCTACCGCAGCCAGGACAGGCGACTGTTCCTGAAG GCAGTTATGCCGACCATTCAGAG AATCGAGGAGTTTGCCAAAGAGGAGATGGACCTGACGCTGTCCACGGCCCTAGAGATCAACACACCCGAGGACGACCTGTCCGATGTGAAGACTATGATGGACTCCATCAGTGTGGTTCCAG CTCCTTCTGCGCCGGTCATCAACCCCCAGATGGCAAACTCTGCGACGCAGACCTCGCTGCGTGTGCGCTGGAACCTGTTCTCAGATGACACTGTGGAGTTCTACAAGCTCTTCTACAGACCTGTGTTGGAGGACTTGCCCGCGGACAACACGCACGGAACCGACG TTTgcaaggtgaaggtgaaggagacCCACTGCAGGGTTACAGATCTGCTTCCCAACGCCCAGTACGAGCTGTGGGTCATGGCCACCAACACCACGGGTATCAGCCCTGCCAGCGAGAAGGCTCTTTACATGACAG TGCCATCACCTCCAGCCATCAAGGAAAGGGGGTGCAGCAGCTGCCCAGAAGCTGCCCTGATTCGCTGGGACTCAGGAAACAACAATCCTGTGGACTCGTACACTGTGGAGATCACAGAGATGGACACACACGGAGCACAGTGTGGTGCTGCTGA AGCGATAGTAGCCGTGCCCTCCTGCCAGTGTCTGATCCAGCTGCAGCAGGATAGACGCTACATGGTCACAGTCAGAGCCGTTAACATCGGTGGCCCCAGCGAGAAGAGCCATCCCCTGGGTGTTTCCACCACAG GTACACTCTTCCATCTCCTGGAGGACACGGCCCACccctgtctgtccatctctgaAGACGGCTTCACCATGTTCTACGGAGACGAGGAGCTGCCATTGAGCGCTCTGGCTTTTGATGACAACAACTTTGCCAG ATGTGTTGCAGTGCTGGGTGATCTGCTTCCAGTGCGAGGCCAGCATTACTGGGAGGTAGCGGTGGACGATTACACAGAGTTCCGGGTTGGCGTAGCGTACGAGGACACAAACCGCAACGCTTACCTGGGGGCGACCAACACTTCATGGTGTATGAGACACATCCTCACCCCTACCAG GCATAAGTACGAGTTCCTTCATGACGGCTGGAGTCCTGACCTGAGGATTACCGTGAACCCGATGCGTATCGGAGTGGCTCTCGACTACGATGGCGGGACGCTGTCCTTCTACAACGTGGAGCTTGAACAACACCTCTACACCTTCCACTGCTGCTTCCAGAGCTATGTGCACCCTTGCTTTGCCCTGGACAACCCAGGAGGTCTGACGGTTCACAACGGCGTTGAGGCGCCGGGATACACCAGGAACTGA
- the LOC130402949 gene encoding KH homology domain-containing protein 4-like isoform X2, whose product MSWMTGQTPCLTSRWDQPAPPKQNVDVRPQTPVGNSAPPSAAYTDPTRRPSKSAHEGDTTVTPGGVEMAAAMAAKINAMLMAKGKLLTPPPLLAKTPMSVSVPTSIEETVVTEVDINDVPINCRDLLTKGKTQEEIRLISGAVVSTKGRYMSDAFRGKGAERPLYLHVQGKNQEQVNKAVLRIKEIISEDVLRSALSGGRQVPVFPPLTLYPQPPRAAGPPAMPRLSNPASAQGHRPAAPHSGSFVHTKIFVGLDQALPSFNVNDKVEGPGGTYLGHIQMETGARVFLRGKTSGYIEQASKRESFEPLYVYISHPNSTGLEAAKKLTESLLETVRAEHSCMVSNYTATGSTQPYAAQGFPPNSNYSSQGSWYSYPANGYAGGYTAYPGAAGYWSNSNGPSHSNLSTNPQSSQAMVQYPVCPRKPHPYLVQDRVSSDIREPEGFTGSPPTPGSPKRHFQEESQVGEPTGGPADAPAHLEPPPPASNDGEEMGAERVLMPPPPPLFATPLPITRKRPREVPVRPAPPSAPPGVAEQCVKKCRVVEDSSGLVPYGGDSSDEEEERTHSSS is encoded by the exons ATGTCCTGGATGACTGGACAAACACC GTGTTTAACAAGCCGATGGGATCAGCCCGCTCCACCCAAACAGAATGTTGATGTACGGCCCCAGACACCTGTTGGAAACAGCGCACCTCCATCAGCCGCCTACACTGACCCTACCAGACGACCGTCCAAGTCGGCACATGAAGGGGACACGACGGTAACCCCTGGAGGAGTGGAGATGGCTGCAGCCATGGCAGCCAAAATCAATGCCATGTTGATGGCAAAGGGAAAGCTGTTGACTCCCCCACCATTGCTTGCAAAG ACCCCAATGAGTGTATCGGTGCCTACAAGCATAGAAGAGACGGTGGTTACAGAGGTGGACATAAATGATGTACCTATAAACTGCAGGGACCTCCTCACGAAAGGAAAAACCCAGGAAGAG ATCCGCCTCATCAGTGGAGCGGTAGTGTCCACAAAAGGCCGCTACATGAGCGATGCCTTCAGAGGGAAAGGAGC aGAAAGGCCTTTGTATTTGCACGTCCAGGGGAAGAACCAGGAGCAGGTCAATA AGGCGGTGTTGAGAATAAAGGAGATCATCTCTGAAGACGTGCTGCGGTCGGCCTTGTCCGGTGGGAGGCAGGTCCCCGTGTTCCCCCCTCTGACCCTgtacccccagcccccccgggCTGCCGGCCCCCCAGCCATGCCGCGCCTCTCCAACCCGGCCTCGGCTCAGGGGCACCGCCCCGCAGCGCCGCATTCAGGG AGTTTCGTACACACAAAGATCTTTGTGGGTCTGGACCAAGCGTTACCTTCTTTCAATGTGAACGACAAGGTGGAGGGGCCAGGGGGCACGTACCTGGGTCACATTCAGATGGAGACCGGAGCTCGGGTCTTTCTCCGGGGGAAGACTTCCGGCTACATCGAACAAGCGTCCAAGCGAGAGTCCTTCGAACCACTTTATGTTTACATCAG CCACCCGAATTCGACTGGATTGGAAGCGGCAAAAAAACTGACTGAGAGTCTGCTGGAAACT GTGAGAGCGGAGCACTCCTGCATGGTGTCCAACTACACAGCCACTGGCTCCACCCAAC CATACGCAGCACAAGGATTTCCACCTAATAGCAATTACTCTAGCCAGGGGTCCTGGTATAGCTACCCAGCGAATGGGTATGCTGGCGGCTACACAGCGTACCCAGGAGCCGCTGGTTATTGGAGTAATTCAAATGGTCCAAGTCATTCTAACCTGTCGACAAACCCTCAATCTTCTCAGGCTATGGTTCAGTATCCAGTGTGTCCTAGGAAACCACACCCCTATCTGGTCCAG GACCGCGTGAGCAGTGACATCAGGGAGCCAGAGGGCTTCACaggcagcccccccacccctgggAGCCCCAAGCGCCACTTCCAAGAGGAGAGCCAGGTTGGAGAG CCTACCGGCGGCCCCGCAGATGCCCCTGCCCATTTGGAgcctcccccccctgcctccaacgatggggaggagatgggagcgGAGAG GGTTCTGATGCCGCCCCCGCCACCCCTGTTTGCCACTCCCTTGCCCATCACCCGCAAGAGGCCGAGGGAGGTGCCCGTCCGCCCCGCTCCGCCCAGCGCACCGCCCG GTGTTGCTGAGCAGTGTGTGAAGAAGTGTCGGGTGGTTGAGGATTCATCCGGGCTAGTGCCCTACGGAGGAGACTCCtccgatgaggaagaggagaggacgcACAGCAGTTCATAA
- the LOC130402949 gene encoding KH homology domain-containing protein 4-like isoform X1 — MSWMTGQTPCLTSRWDQPAPPKQNVDVRPQTPVGNSAPPSAAYTDPTRRPSKSAHEGDTTVTPGGVEMAAAMAAKINAMLMAKGKLLTPPPLLAKTPMSVSVPTSIEETVVTEVDINDVPINCRDLLTKGKTQEEIRLISGAVVSTKGRYMSDAFRGKGAERPLYLHVQGKNQEQVNKAVLRIKEIISEDVLRSALSGGRQVPVFPPLTLYPQPPRAAGPPAMPRLSNPASAQGHRPAAPHSGSFVHTKIFVGLDQALPSFNVNDKVEGPGGTYLGHIQMETGARVFLRGKTSGYIEQASKRESFEPLYVYISHPNSTGLEAAKKLTESLLETVRAEHSCMVSNYTATGSTQPYAAQGFPPNSNYSSQGSWYSYPANGYAGGYTAYPGAAGYWSNSNGPSHSNLSTNPQSSQAMVQYPVCPRKPHPYLVQDRVSSDIREPEGFTGSPPTPGSPKRHFQEESQVGEPTGGPADAPAHLEPPPPASNDGEEMGAERVLMPPPPPLFATPLPITRKRPREVPVRPAPPSAPPVGVAEQCVKKCRVVEDSSGLVPYGGDSSDEEEERTHSSS; from the exons ATGTCCTGGATGACTGGACAAACACC GTGTTTAACAAGCCGATGGGATCAGCCCGCTCCACCCAAACAGAATGTTGATGTACGGCCCCAGACACCTGTTGGAAACAGCGCACCTCCATCAGCCGCCTACACTGACCCTACCAGACGACCGTCCAAGTCGGCACATGAAGGGGACACGACGGTAACCCCTGGAGGAGTGGAGATGGCTGCAGCCATGGCAGCCAAAATCAATGCCATGTTGATGGCAAAGGGAAAGCTGTTGACTCCCCCACCATTGCTTGCAAAG ACCCCAATGAGTGTATCGGTGCCTACAAGCATAGAAGAGACGGTGGTTACAGAGGTGGACATAAATGATGTACCTATAAACTGCAGGGACCTCCTCACGAAAGGAAAAACCCAGGAAGAG ATCCGCCTCATCAGTGGAGCGGTAGTGTCCACAAAAGGCCGCTACATGAGCGATGCCTTCAGAGGGAAAGGAGC aGAAAGGCCTTTGTATTTGCACGTCCAGGGGAAGAACCAGGAGCAGGTCAATA AGGCGGTGTTGAGAATAAAGGAGATCATCTCTGAAGACGTGCTGCGGTCGGCCTTGTCCGGTGGGAGGCAGGTCCCCGTGTTCCCCCCTCTGACCCTgtacccccagcccccccgggCTGCCGGCCCCCCAGCCATGCCGCGCCTCTCCAACCCGGCCTCGGCTCAGGGGCACCGCCCCGCAGCGCCGCATTCAGGG AGTTTCGTACACACAAAGATCTTTGTGGGTCTGGACCAAGCGTTACCTTCTTTCAATGTGAACGACAAGGTGGAGGGGCCAGGGGGCACGTACCTGGGTCACATTCAGATGGAGACCGGAGCTCGGGTCTTTCTCCGGGGGAAGACTTCCGGCTACATCGAACAAGCGTCCAAGCGAGAGTCCTTCGAACCACTTTATGTTTACATCAG CCACCCGAATTCGACTGGATTGGAAGCGGCAAAAAAACTGACTGAGAGTCTGCTGGAAACT GTGAGAGCGGAGCACTCCTGCATGGTGTCCAACTACACAGCCACTGGCTCCACCCAAC CATACGCAGCACAAGGATTTCCACCTAATAGCAATTACTCTAGCCAGGGGTCCTGGTATAGCTACCCAGCGAATGGGTATGCTGGCGGCTACACAGCGTACCCAGGAGCCGCTGGTTATTGGAGTAATTCAAATGGTCCAAGTCATTCTAACCTGTCGACAAACCCTCAATCTTCTCAGGCTATGGTTCAGTATCCAGTGTGTCCTAGGAAACCACACCCCTATCTGGTCCAG GACCGCGTGAGCAGTGACATCAGGGAGCCAGAGGGCTTCACaggcagcccccccacccctgggAGCCCCAAGCGCCACTTCCAAGAGGAGAGCCAGGTTGGAGAG CCTACCGGCGGCCCCGCAGATGCCCCTGCCCATTTGGAgcctcccccccctgcctccaacgatggggaggagatgggagcgGAGAG GGTTCTGATGCCGCCCCCGCCACCCCTGTTTGCCACTCCCTTGCCCATCACCCGCAAGAGGCCGAGGGAGGTGCCCGTCCGCCCCGCTCCGCCCAGCGCACCGCCCG tAGGTGTTGCTGAGCAGTGTGTGAAGAAGTGTCGGGTGGTTGAGGATTCATCCGGGCTAGTGCCCTACGGAGGAGACTCCtccgatgaggaagaggagaggacgcACAGCAGTTCATAA